A genomic window from Flavobacterium azooxidireducens includes:
- a CDS encoding PDDEXK nuclease domain-containing protein — protein MSGEIQNKVLFQQVVALVKNAQQQVIRTINSTMVYTYFEIGRMIVEEEQNGKERAAYGKQVLKELSKELTKEFGRGFSVDNLQNMRKLYFVYSNYETVSSISKVENQKSETVSSISLISEKPVLTLNFILTWSHYIFLLNIDDNNERKFYEIESIKNNWSVRELKRQYDSALYTRLALSRDKEGVLKLSQEGQIIEKPKDIIKDPYILEFLGLPELHQYSESELEQEIINKLEHFLLELGQGFAFVSRQQRISFDDKHFRIDLVFYNRVLRSFVLIDLKIGELKHQDLGQMQMYVNYYDREMRLEGENKTIGIVLCQNKSNLLVEYTLPEGNEQIFASKYKTILPSKEDFKRLIESK, from the coding sequence TTGTCAGGAGAAATTCAAAATAAAGTGCTGTTTCAACAAGTTGTTGCATTAGTAAAAAATGCTCAGCAACAGGTTATTCGTACCATCAACTCAACAATGGTTTATACCTATTTTGAAATAGGCAGAATGATTGTGGAAGAAGAACAAAATGGAAAAGAAAGAGCAGCGTATGGCAAACAAGTTTTAAAAGAACTTTCAAAGGAATTGACGAAGGAGTTTGGACGAGGTTTTTCTGTAGATAATTTGCAGAATATGAGAAAGTTGTATTTTGTTTATTCAAATTACGAGACAGTGTCTAGTATTTCTAAAGTAGAAAATCAAAAATCCGAGACAGTGTCTAGTATTTCTTTGATAAGTGAAAAACCTGTCCTAACATTAAATTTCATTCTCACGTGGTCTCATTATATTTTTCTATTAAATATTGATGATAACAATGAGAGAAAGTTTTATGAAATAGAATCGATTAAAAACAATTGGAGCGTTCGTGAACTCAAACGACAATACGATTCAGCATTATACACAAGATTAGCTTTGAGTAGAGATAAAGAAGGTGTTTTGAAATTGTCTCAAGAAGGTCAAATTATTGAAAAGCCAAAAGACATCATCAAAGATCCATACATTCTAGAATTTCTTGGTTTACCCGAATTGCATCAGTATTCTGAATCAGAATTAGAACAAGAAATCATTAATAAATTAGAACATTTTTTGTTGGAATTAGGACAAGGATTTGCATTCGTGTCTCGTCAACAAAGAATTTCGTTTGATGATAAGCATTTCAGAATAGATTTGGTTTTTTATAACAGAGTGTTGCGAAGTTTTGTGCTGATCGATTTAAAAATTGGCGAACTCAAGCATCAAGATTTAGGTCAGATGCAAATGTATGTGAATTATTATGACAGAGAAATGCGGTTGGAAGGCGAAAATAAAACTATCGGAATTGTATTGTGTCAAAACAAAAGTAACTTATTGGTAGAATATACTTTACCGGAAGGAAACGAACAAATTTTTGCCAGTAAATACAAAACCATTTTACCAAGCAAAGAAGATTTTAAACGATTGATTGAAAGTAAATAA
- a CDS encoding DNA topoisomerase IV subunit B, giving the protein MSEQNQYTEDNIRSLDWKEHIRMRPGMYIGKLGDGSSPDDGIYILLKETLDNCIDEYVMGAGKTIEVTIKDKLVTVRDYGRGIPLGKVVDVVSKMNTGGKYDSKAFKKSVGLNGVGTKAVNALSNYFRVESVRDNQQKAAEFSAGNLTLEEDIQETTKRRGTKVAFIADETIFKNYKYRNEYIIKMLKNYCYLNTGLTIYYNGEKYYSENGLKDLLEENITEEDMIYPIIHLSGEDIEIAITHSKSQYSEEYHSFVNGQNTTQGGTHLNAFRESIVKTIREFYKKDFDPSDIRKSIVSAIAVKVEEPVFESQTKTKLGSTDIGPKGPTVRTFINDFISKKLDNFLHKNPEVADLLLRKILQAERERKELSGIRKLAKDRAKKASLHNKKLRDCRVHLTDAKNPRSLESTLFITEGDSASGSITKSRDVNTQAVFSLRGKPLNSYGMTKKIVYENEEFNLLQAALNIEESMEDLRYNNIVIATDADVDGMHIRLLLITFFLQFFPELIKDGHLYILQTPLFRVRNKKETIYCYSEQERVDAIEKLKPKPEITRFKGLGEISPDEFKNFIGESIRLDPVMLDKATSIETLLEFYMGKNTPDRQEFIINNLKVELDTIEKN; this is encoded by the coding sequence ATGTCAGAGCAAAATCAATACACCGAAGACAATATTCGTTCCCTCGATTGGAAAGAACACATCCGCATGCGACCCGGTATGTATATCGGAAAACTGGGCGATGGTTCGTCACCCGATGATGGTATCTATATTCTACTGAAAGAAACGTTAGATAACTGTATCGATGAATATGTCATGGGTGCCGGAAAAACCATCGAAGTAACCATCAAAGATAAACTCGTAACCGTTCGTGATTACGGTCGTGGAATTCCGTTAGGAAAAGTTGTCGACGTAGTTTCCAAAATGAATACCGGAGGTAAATACGATTCCAAAGCCTTTAAAAAATCAGTTGGTTTGAATGGAGTTGGAACAAAAGCCGTAAATGCCTTGTCCAATTATTTCCGTGTAGAATCGGTTCGTGATAACCAACAAAAAGCCGCTGAATTCTCTGCCGGAAATTTAACGTTGGAAGAAGATATTCAAGAAACAACCAAACGTCGCGGAACCAAAGTAGCGTTTATTGCCGATGAAACGATTTTCAAAAACTACAAATACCGTAACGAGTACATCATCAAAATGCTCAAAAATTATTGTTACCTCAATACGGGATTAACAATTTATTACAACGGTGAAAAATATTATTCTGAAAACGGTTTAAAAGATTTATTGGAAGAAAATATTACAGAAGAAGATATGATTTATCCAATCATTCATCTTTCGGGAGAGGATATTGAAATTGCCATTACACACAGTAAATCGCAATACTCCGAAGAATATCATTCATTCGTAAACGGACAAAATACCACGCAAGGAGGAACGCATTTGAACGCATTTCGTGAATCGATTGTGAAAACCATTCGTGAGTTTTACAAAAAAGATTTTGATCCGTCAGATATCAGAAAATCAATTGTTTCGGCTATTGCAGTTAAAGTTGAAGAACCGGTTTTTGAGAGTCAGACTAAAACCAAATTAGGTTCTACAGATATTGGACCAAAAGGGCCAACGGTTCGTACTTTCATTAACGATTTCATTTCGAAAAAACTCGATAACTTTTTACATAAAAACCCGGAAGTTGCCGATTTACTGTTGCGAAAAATCCTTCAAGCTGAACGAGAACGCAAAGAACTTTCCGGTATTCGAAAATTAGCCAAAGACAGAGCGAAGAAAGCGAGTTTACACAATAAAAAATTACGTGATTGTCGTGTACATTTAACCGATGCTAAAAATCCTAGAAGTTTAGAAAGTACGCTTTTTATCACGGAGGGAGATTCGGCTTCGGGTTCGATTACCAAATCTCGTGATGTGAATACACAAGCCGTGTTTAGTTTGCGAGGAAAGCCGTTGAATTCCTATGGAATGACAAAAAAAATCGTTTATGAAAACGAAGAATTTAACTTGTTGCAAGCCGCTTTAAATATCGAAGAATCGATGGAAGATTTGCGTTATAACAACATCGTAATTGCCACCGATGCCGATGTGGATGGTATGCATATTCGTTTGTTGTTGATTACGTTTTTCCTGCAATTTTTCCCTGAATTAATCAAAGACGGACATTTGTATATTTTGCAAACGCCGTTGTTCCGTGTTCGAAATAAAAAAGAAACGATTTATTGTTATTCGGAACAAGAACGAGTAGATGCTATTGAAAAATTAAAACCAAAACCGGAAATCACCCGATTCAAAGGATTAGGAGAAATTTCGCCCGATGAATTCAAGAATTTTATTGGTGAAAGCATTCGATTAGATCCGGTTATGTTGGATAAAGCCACTTCCATCGAAACCTTGTTGGAGTTTTATATGGGTAAAAATACCCCGGACCGACAGGAGTTTATCATCAATAATTTGAAAGTGGAGTTGGATACGATTGAGAAGAATTAA
- the ychF gene encoding redox-regulated ATPase YchF has product MKAGIVGLPNVGKSTLFNCLSNAKAQSANFPFCTIEPNIGVVNVPDPRIARLEELVKPERVQMATVDIVDIAGLVKGASKGEGLGNQFLGNIRECNAIIHVLRCFDNDNIVHVDGNVNPIRDKETIDIELQLKDLETVEKRLEKTNRAAKTGNKEAQVEKALLDRIREALLQAKSARTIIPQNQDEVELMEEFQLITSKPVLYVCNVDEASAVNGNKYVDQVRELVKDEQAEVIILSVGAEADITELESYEERQVFLEDMGLTEPGSAVLIRAAYKLLKLQTYFTAGVKEVRAWTINIGDTAPKAAGVIHTDFEKGFIRAEVIAFEDYSTFGSEAKVKEAGKLRVEGKEYIVKDGDVMHFRFNV; this is encoded by the coding sequence ATGAAAGCAGGAATTGTAGGATTACCCAATGTTGGAAAATCAACCCTTTTTAATTGTTTATCAAATGCAAAAGCACAAAGTGCCAACTTTCCGTTTTGCACCATCGAACCTAATATTGGAGTGGTAAACGTTCCCGATCCGAGAATTGCTCGTTTAGAAGAATTGGTAAAACCGGAACGTGTTCAAATGGCAACCGTTGATATTGTTGACATAGCCGGATTAGTAAAAGGAGCCAGTAAAGGCGAAGGTTTAGGAAACCAATTTTTAGGAAACATCAGAGAATGTAACGCCATTATTCACGTATTGCGTTGTTTTGATAACGATAATATTGTTCACGTTGACGGAAACGTAAACCCAATCCGTGACAAAGAAACAATCGATATTGAGCTGCAACTAAAGGATTTAGAAACGGTTGAAAAACGTTTAGAAAAAACCAATCGTGCCGCCAAAACCGGAAACAAAGAAGCTCAAGTAGAAAAAGCGTTGTTAGACCGAATTCGAGAAGCCTTATTACAAGCAAAATCGGCTCGAACAATCATTCCGCAAAACCAAGACGAAGTAGAATTAATGGAAGAATTTCAATTAATCACTTCAAAACCGGTTTTATATGTTTGTAATGTTGACGAAGCTTCAGCCGTAAACGGAAATAAATATGTTGACCAAGTTCGCGAATTAGTAAAAGACGAACAAGCCGAAGTAATCATTCTTTCAGTAGGAGCAGAGGCCGATATTACCGAACTAGAAAGCTACGAAGAACGTCAGGTTTTCCTGGAAGATATGGGATTAACCGAGCCGGGTTCTGCCGTTTTAATTCGTGCAGCCTACAAATTATTAAAACTACAAACCTATTTCACTGCCGGAGTGAAAGAAGTACGTGCGTGGACCATCAACATTGGTGATACCGCTCCAAAAGCAGCCGGCGTAATCCACACCGATTTCGAAAAAGGATTCATCCGTGCCGAAGTAATTGCCTTTGAAGATTACTCCACTTTCGGCTCAGAAGCCAAAGTAAAAGAAGCTGGAAAACTTCGTGTAGAAGGAAAAGAATACATTGTGAAAGATGGCGATGTGATGCATTTCCGTTTTAATGTGTAA
- a CDS encoding carboxypeptidase-like regulatory domain-containing protein: MKVKLMTLMMFLCLSQIMAQTINGKIVDENNSPLYGVSVYFDGTTIGTTTDNNGFFELNVQSLPNATLVISYIGYESVYLNTIQSPIELKLEPSSFALKEVVLEPIPFSRKEMLKVFREQFLGKTKGGKNCVILNEDAIQFSYTSKEFKLTAFADEKIKVRNNYLGYIIEVDLVDFYVAYNKRTLSNDYLRGSYFAVTSFFKEIEEVNKSYEKNRNTSYLGSSKHFFKNLIEKKWGKKEFLLFDGSFPTDANLHFEISDDKNMKLVKVNGRQITTNSLTTQKFYRSFNMLYNNKEQSKIIFKTAEFYVDAFGNHTHIDQIDFSGEISKKRFGDMLPLNFEP, translated from the coding sequence ATGAAAGTAAAATTGATGACCTTAATGATGTTTTTGTGTTTGAGTCAAATAATGGCTCAAACAATTAATGGAAAAATTGTTGATGAAAATAATTCTCCTCTTTACGGTGTTTCTGTTTATTTTGACGGAACTACGATAGGAACCACCACTGATAATAATGGTTTTTTTGAATTGAATGTACAATCCTTACCAAACGCAACGTTAGTAATTAGTTATATTGGATATGAGTCGGTTTATTTAAACACCATTCAATCACCAATCGAGCTGAAACTTGAGCCAAGTTCATTTGCTTTGAAGGAAGTAGTTTTGGAACCTATTCCATTTTCTCGAAAAGAAATGTTGAAAGTTTTTAGAGAACAATTTTTAGGAAAAACCAAAGGCGGTAAAAATTGCGTAATTCTAAACGAAGATGCCATTCAGTTTTCATACACTTCTAAAGAATTCAAATTAACTGCGTTTGCCGATGAAAAAATAAAAGTTAGAAATAATTATTTAGGCTATATCATTGAAGTTGATTTAGTTGATTTTTATGTTGCATACAATAAAAGAACATTGTCAAATGACTATCTGCGAGGTAGTTATTTTGCAGTGACATCTTTTTTTAAAGAAATTGAAGAAGTCAACAAATCGTATGAAAAGAACAGAAATACCTCTTATTTAGGTTCTTCCAAGCATTTTTTTAAAAATTTAATCGAAAAAAAATGGGGAAAGAAAGAATTTCTTTTATTTGACGGAAGTTTTCCAACCGATGCCAATTTACATTTTGAAATCTCGGATGATAAAAACATGAAACTGGTTAAAGTAAATGGAAGGCAAATCACAACAAATTCGTTAACAACTCAAAAATTCTACAGAAGTTTCAATATGTTGTATAACAACAAAGAACAATCCAAAATTATTTTTAAAACAGCCGAATTTTATGTTGATGCATTCGGCAATCATACACATATTGATCAAATTGATTTTTCGGGTGAAATTTCAAAGAAACGTTTTGGTGATATGTTACCATTGAATTTTGAACCTTAA
- a CDS encoding TIGR02117 family protein → MKILKFILKFCLAIIGLLLVYGISSFVLSIIPVNKNQSENTKEYTIYIKSNGVHTDLVLPIKTDLKDWSKKIKFENIKSKDSTHQFLAFGWGDKGFYLDTPEWSDLKFSTAFNAAFNLGTSAMHTTFYKQIQETENCVKIEISREQYQKLITFIEASFQYDTNGNPIFIDATTYGKNDSFYEAHRTYNLFYTCNTWANQALKKANMKAAFWTPADKGIFYHYQ, encoded by the coding sequence ATGAAAATACTTAAATTCATTCTGAAATTTTGTCTAGCAATCATTGGTCTTTTGTTAGTTTATGGAATTTCGTCCTTTGTTTTATCCATTATTCCGGTGAATAAAAATCAATCGGAAAACACGAAAGAATATACCATTTACATCAAATCAAACGGTGTGCACACTGATTTGGTTTTACCAATCAAAACCGATTTAAAAGATTGGTCGAAGAAAATAAAGTTTGAAAACATAAAATCCAAAGATTCAACCCATCAATTTCTAGCTTTCGGTTGGGGAGACAAAGGTTTTTATCTCGACACACCGGAATGGTCAGATTTAAAATTTAGTACTGCATTTAACGCCGCTTTCAATCTCGGGACTTCAGCGATGCATACCACTTTTTACAAACAAATTCAAGAAACTGAAAATTGTGTAAAAATTGAAATTTCGAGAGAACAATATCAAAAATTAATTACTTTCATCGAAGCTAGTTTTCAATATGATACCAACGGAAATCCCATTTTTATTGACGCTACAACCTATGGCAAAAATGACAGTTTTTATGAAGCTCATCGAACCTACAACTTGTTTTATACTTGTAATACGTGGGCAAACCAAGCCCTAAAAAAAGCCAATATGAAAGCCGCTTTTTGGACTCCGGCTGACAAAGGAATTTTCTATCACTATCAATAA
- a CDS encoding 4Fe-4S dicluster domain-containing protein — translation MAIIITDECINCGACEPECPNTAIYEGADDWRYKDGTKLSGKVILPDGTEIDAEAAQTPISDDIYYIVPGKCTECKGFHEEPQCAAVCPVDCCVPDDNHVESEETLLNRQAFLHNE, via the coding sequence ATGGCTATCATTATAACAGACGAATGTATTAATTGCGGAGCTTGTGAACCCGAATGTCCAAATACAGCAATTTATGAAGGAGCAGACGATTGGCGTTATAAAGACGGAACCAAATTGAGCGGAAAAGTAATTTTGCCCGATGGAACCGAAATTGATGCCGAAGCCGCTCAAACCCCAATTTCTGACGATATTTACTACATCGTTCCTGGAAAATGTACCGAATGTAAAGGTTTTCACGAAGAGCCTCAATGTGCTGCCGTTTGTCCGGTAGATTGTTGTGTTCCGGATGATAATCATGTGGAAAGTGAAGAAACACTTTTGAACAGGCAAGCATTTTTACATAACGAATAA
- a CDS encoding transglutaminase domain-containing protein translates to MIIKNITILFLFIFSSITAQEIHPVDQKVLDYPKSFSSIDKLVEKIQSDFKTDYDKARAIYVWIANSVTYDMKLAQNPTTDVIKYESKEQFDKKVEELKQKRINQAFRSRKGVCQHFTELYHEIAERVGLKVQSISGFGRVSPVQIGVSSKPLNHTWNAVFAENRWILLDATWGSGFAESGTSKFSKRYSDFYFDTPEQIFFMKHFPEDGKWLDKTLNRDWFENLPLHYFPFPEKGIELLDNKGVLQAVDGQKLSFRLKNLTQIESILFEGKPNQRIPFNHKILEDNVVEFEIIYKKQFGRYITIYLENVTFATFKVLPNKK, encoded by the coding sequence ATGATTATCAAAAACATAACCATCCTATTTCTATTTATTTTTAGCTCAATTACTGCACAAGAAATTCATCCAGTCGATCAAAAAGTACTCGACTATCCAAAGTCCTTTTCATCCATCGATAAATTAGTCGAAAAAATTCAATCCGATTTCAAAACCGACTACGATAAAGCCAGAGCCATTTATGTTTGGATTGCCAATTCGGTAACCTATGATATGAAACTGGCACAAAATCCAACCACCGATGTCATTAAATACGAATCAAAAGAGCAATTCGATAAAAAAGTAGAAGAATTAAAGCAAAAACGAATCAATCAAGCCTTTCGAAGCCGAAAAGGAGTCTGCCAACATTTCACTGAATTATACCACGAAATTGCCGAAAGAGTTGGGTTAAAAGTGCAATCTATTTCAGGTTTTGGTAGAGTTTCTCCCGTTCAAATCGGAGTTTCATCCAAACCGTTGAATCACACGTGGAATGCAGTATTTGCAGAAAATCGTTGGATTTTGCTAGATGCAACTTGGGGTTCAGGTTTTGCTGAGTCCGGTACATCCAAATTCAGTAAAAGATACAGCGATTTCTATTTTGATACTCCGGAACAAATTTTCTTCATGAAACATTTTCCCGAAGATGGAAAGTGGCTCGACAAAACATTAAACCGCGATTGGTTTGAAAATCTTCCGTTACATTATTTCCCATTTCCCGAAAAAGGAATTGAATTGTTGGACAATAAAGGCGTTCTTCAAGCTGTGGATGGACAAAAACTTTCCTTTAGATTAAAAAATCTAACCCAAATTGAAAGTATACTTTTTGAAGGAAAACCAAATCAGCGAATTCCATTCAATCATAAAATTTTAGAGGATAACGTAGTTGAATTTGAAATTATTTACAAAAAACAATTTGGAAGGTATATTACTATATATTTGGAAAATGTAACTTTTGCCACATTTAAAGTTTTACCAAATAAAAAGTAG